The following are encoded in a window of Manihot esculenta cultivar AM560-2 chromosome 8, M.esculenta_v8, whole genome shotgun sequence genomic DNA:
- the LOC110620706 gene encoding pentatricopeptide repeat-containing protein At1g09190, translating to MSGTCREIERKILRLLHGHDTRTQLRQIHAHFLRHGLHQLNHILAHFVSVCGSQNKMAYAHRIFSQSQQPNILLFNSMIKGYSLCGPFEESFNLFSSMTNRGIWPDEYTFAPLLKACSNLGDLKLGRCVHKDVIAVGFHCFSSIGIGVVELYTTCGIMEDAEKVFDEMCDMDVVVWNLMIRGYCKRGDFDTGLHLFRRMSERSVVSWNTIISSLAHSGRDSEALELFHEMQDQGFKPDEATLVIVLPVCARLGAVEVGQWIQSYAESSGFYRHSVSVGNALVDFYSKCGLLETAKNVFNEMPEKNVISWNVMISAMAFNGKGQPGVDLFEEMTNKGIAPNDATFVGVLSCCAHAGLVERGRTLFASMTENHQIVPKLDHYGCLVDLLGRSGCVREAYGLIRSMPEKPNASLWGSLLGACRTHGEVELAQLAVEELINLEPWNSGNYVLLSNIYAEEERWDKVEEVRTMMKERSVEKAPGQSSVG from the coding sequence ATGAGCGGAACTTGCAGGGAGATTGAGCGCAAGATCTTGCGCCTACTCCATGGCCATGATACCAGAACCCAACTCCGCCAAATCCACGCCCATTTCCTTCGCCATGGCCTTCACCAGTTGAACCATATCCTTGCTCATTTTGTTTCTGTTTGTGGATCTCAAAACAAAATGGCCTATGCACATCGCATCTTCTCCCAATCCCAACAACCCAATATATTACTCTTTAATTCCATGATCAAAGGGTACTCTCTATGTGGACCCTTTGAAGAGTCTTTcaatttgttttcctcaatgACAAATCGAGGCATTTGGCCTGATGAGTACACTTTTGCGCCTCTGCTCAAGGCTTGTTCGAATCTTGGCGACCTTAAACTTGGCCGATGTGTTCATAAGGACGTTATAGCTGTTGGGTTTCATTGTTTTAGCTCGATAGGAATTGGGGTTGTTGAGCTGTATACAACTTGTGGGATAATGGAGGATGCTGAGAAAGTGTTTGATGAAATGTGTGACATGGATGTCGTTGTCTGGAATTTAATGATTCGTGGGTATTGTAAGAGAGGAGATTTTGATACGGGTCTTCATTTATTTAGGCGGATGAGTGAACGGAGTGTTGTATCTTGGAATACCATAATTTCTAGCTTGGCACACAGTGGGCGGGATAGTGAAGCTTTGGAGCTTTTTCATGAAATGCAGGATCAAGGTTTCAAGCCAGACGAGGCAACTTTGGTCATAGTTTTGCCTGTCTGTGCTCGTTTGGGAGCTGTTGAAGTGGGGCAGTGGATTCAATCTTATGCCGAGTCCAGCGGATTTTATCGACATTCTGTATCTGTGGGCAATGCATTGGTGGATTTTTACAGTAAATGTGGCCTTTTGGAGACTGCTAAAAATGTATTTAATGAGATGCCTGAAAAGAATGTGATTTCTTGGAACGTGATGATCTCAGCTATGGCTTTTAATGGGAAAGGTCAACCTGGGGTAGACTTGTTTGAGGAGATGACAAACAAAGGCATCGCCCCCAATGATGCGACCTTTGTAGGGGTTTTATCATGTTGTGCTCATGCAGGGTTAGTAGAAAGGGGGAGGACCTTGTTTGCTTCAATGACTGAAAATCACCAAATTGTTCCGAAACTTGACCACTATGGGTGCCTGGTTGATCTTCTTGGGCGTAGTGGGTGTGTAAGGGAGGCTTATGGTTTGATTAGAAGCATGCCTGAGAAGCCAAATGCTTCTTTATGGGGTTCTCTACTCGGTGCTTGCCGTACTCATGGTGAAGTGGAGCTAGCGCAACTTGCAGTTGAAGAACTTATAAATCTTGAACCATGGAATTCTGGTAATTATGTGTTGTTATCAAATATATATGCTGAAGAAGAGAGATGGGACAAAGTTGAGGAGGTAAGAACAATGATGAAGGAGAGAAGCGTCGAGAAAGCTCCAGGACAAAGCTCAGTTGGATAG
- the LOC122724446 gene encoding uncharacterized protein LOC122724446 → MAFSYSSSLSIPSTMAQESNSADHSVSPLEDASSPFFLHHFENHNSIVITPELVPNNFPSWRRSFQLTVPIRNKQGYLDSTVPKPSPVDPLYLRSTRCNNLIVAWLLRSISPSIASTNFYLEDAKQIWDKLHRRFSKPDDSQICHL, encoded by the coding sequence ATGgctttttcttattcttcttccctTTCAATCCCGTCTACAATGGCACAAGAATCAAATTCGGCCGATCATTCGGTCAGTCCTCTTGAGGATGCTTCCTCTCCTTTCTTCCTTCATCACTTTGAGAACCACAACTCTATTGTTATAACGCCTGAGTTGGTGCCAAACAATTTTCCATCCTGGCGAAGATCTTTCCAACTCACTGTTCCCATAAGAAACAAGCAAGGATATCTAGATAGTACTGTTCCTAAACCTTCACCAGTTGATCCTCTGTACTTGAGATCGACAAGATGCAACAATCTGATTGTTGCGTGGCTTCTTCGATCAATTTCCCCCTCAATAGCCTCAACTAATTTTTATCTGGAGGATGCAAAACAAATTTGGGACAAGTTGCATAGAAGGTTTTCAAAGCCAGATGACTCACAAATTTGTCACCTGTAA
- the LOC110620046 gene encoding uncharacterized protein LOC110620046 → MELQLSTPDLENPNNGIPLSAQQPHLLSEDFDSTCSTPYVSAPSSPGRGAGPGPINGGFFYSCPASPMHFAITTSAASYSVSAVSSPDNGNGSVPIGYEFEFSARLGSSGSGQTGSMSSADELFLNGQIRPTKLSTHLERPQVLAPLLDIDNEEEEEDDMDIKNNGRKVSGESTRGRDLRLRDKSLRRRTRSMSPLRSTLFEFANDDEDSKKNQIHCSTDESCESSGLEANENIKLEESATPSVSASSSRSSSAGRNSKRWVFLKDFLYRSKSEGRSNNKFWSNISFSPAKEKKSTRPASLQVPAATKEKVANASAVSMENQKVKGSGMPSGKKPVNGVGKRRVPTSPHELHYKASKAQAEEMRKKTFLPYRQGLLGCLGFSSKGYGAMNGFARALNPVSSR, encoded by the coding sequence ATGGAGCTCCAACTCTCTACTCCAGACCTTGAAAACCCCAATAATGGCATTCCTCTCTCTGCCCAACAGCCCCATCTCCTCTCTGAAGATTTTGACAGTACTTGTTCAACTCCTTACGTTAGTGCTCCTTCTAGCCCCGGCCGTGGCGCTGGTCCTGGTCCTATTAATGGTGGCTTCTTTTACAGTTGCCCAGCAAGCCCAATGCACTTCGCTATAACCACAAGTGCTGCTTCATACTCTGTATCAGCTGTGTCTTCACCGGATAATGGTAACGGCTCGGTGCCTATTGGGTATGAGTTTGAATTCTCTGCAAGACTTGGCTCTAGTGGGTCGGGTCAAACAGGTTCCATGAGCTCGGCTGATGAGTTGTTTTTGAATGGGCAGATCCGTCCCACGAAGCTTTCGACACATTTGGAGAGACCCCAAGTGCTGGCTCCATTGTTGGATATTGATaatgaagaggaagaagaggacGATATGGATATCAAGAATAATGGAAGAAAAGTGAGTGGTGAGAGTACGAGAGGCAGAGATCTGAGATTGCGAGATAAATCTTTGCGTAGAAGAACCAGATCTATGTCTCCACTAAGAAGTACTTTATTTGAGTTTGCTAATGATGATGAAGATAGCAAAAAGAACCAGATCCATTGCTCCACTGATGAGTCTTGTGAGAGTTCTGGTTTGGAAGCGAATGAGAATATAAAGCTTGAGGAGTCAGCAACTCCATCAGTTTCTGCATCTTCTTCTAGGTCATCATCAGCTGGAAGGAACTCAAAAAGATGGGTATTCTTGAAAGATTTTCTCTACAGAAGTAAAAGTGAAGGGAGGAGCAATAACAAGTTCTGGTCCAACATTTCTTTTTCACCAGCAAAGGAGAAAAAGTCCACGAGACCAGCAAGCTTGCAAGTTCCTGCAGCAACAAAAGAGAAGGTTGCCAATGCCTCAGCTGTGTCTATGGAGAATCAGAAAGTGAAGGGAAGTGGGATGCCTTCAGGCAAGAAGCCAGTGAATGGGGTAGGCAAGAGAAGGGTACCAACATCACCCCATGAGTTGCACTACAAAGCAAGTAAAGCACAGGCAGAGGAGATGAGGAAGAAGACCTTCTTGCCTTATAGACAAGGACTACTTGGTTGCTTAGGGTTTAGTTCGAAGGGCTATGGTGCTATGAATGGATTTGCTAGAGCCTTGAATCCAGTATCCTCAAGGTAA